Below is a window of Paramagnetospirillum magneticum AMB-1 DNA.
CCGCCTGCTCGCCCTCGCCGGAGCGGATCGGCGCGGTGGTGGTGGCGCCGACGGCAAAGCCGATGCCGGCGCTGGAGGCTGTGCGCAATTACGTGCCGCCCTCGGTCGGGCCCTTGACGCTGTGGAACTCCTCAAAAGCGGCGGCGACGAAGCGGCTTCAATCGGACAGCACGCCGTAGACGTGGCCACGATTGCGGCCCGTGCCGCCCAGGACGCCGCCCGCGCCCCGAACTCCGGCCATGAGTGACTTCGGCGACGATGCGCAGACCATCCAGGAGCGCCACCTGATGCGATCCCTGGCCCGCGCCGGGGTCAAGCCCCGGCCCCAGGTCATCCCCGATCCCCATTGGGAGGTCGATCCGTCCCCGGCCTTTTGCCGCACTTGCGGCGGCAAGCCGGAGGTCGGGGCGTTGTGTGGGCCGTGCAGTCACCAATTGGACAAGGGGGGGCGATGACCATTCAGATTGACCTGTGGCAATTGATGACCGCCCTGGGCGGCCTTTTGCTGCTCGGCCTCACCTTCCTGTTCGGCGCGGGCAAGGTGCTGCTGGGCCAGGTGTCCAAGCAGTTGGACGCCCGCTTCACCGCCATTGATTCCCGCTTCGCCACGATCGAGGCCACCAATGCCGACGTGCAGGAGCTGGAAAAGGCCTTCCTGCGCTGGCAGGCGGATCTGCCCCTGCACTACGTGCGCCGCGAGGACTACGTCCGCAACCAGACGGTGATCGAGGCCAAGCTCGACGCCATCAACACCCAGATCACCATGCTGCTGCGCGAAGGAGCCTTGCATGAGCACCGCCCTGCCCGTTGATCCCGACAAGGTCCGGCGCGAGACGCTGCGCTGGCTGATCATCCTGGCCTGCAACAATTCCGCTCCGGTGGAACTCAACGAGACCGTGATCCTGTCCATCGCCCAGGCGATGTATCCCGATTCCACGCCGCTGGAGATCAGGAAGGCGCTGGACTATCTCAAGGACCGCAACCTGGTGGAGTTGCGCAAGGACCCGGCGGGGCCGTGGTGGGCCAATCTCACCCGCTATGGCACCGACATCGCCGAATACACCATCGACTGCGCGCCCGGCATCGCCCGGCCGGTCAAGTACTGGGCGAACTCATGACGTCGCGTGGCGGCGTCGCCGAATTGCCGCCCTCGGTCAAGACCTGGCTCGACCGGGCGCTGGCCGACGGCAATTTCAGCGGTTACCAGCGCCTTGAAGAGGCGTTGAGGCAACGCGGCTATGGCATCAGCAAGTCGGCCATTCACCGCTACGGCCAGAAGCTGGAACGGCGCCTGGCGGCGATCCGCGCCTCGACCGAGGCGGCCAAGCTGTTGGCCGATGCGTCGCCCGACGATCAGGATGTCCGGTCCGAGGCGCTGACCGCCCTGATCCAGTCCGAGTTGTTCGAGACCATCATCAACCTGCAGGAAGCGTCCGAGGAGGACTTGCCGTCCGCCGACCGGGTCAAGCTGCTGTCCGGCGCCGCCAAGAACATCGCCACCCTGACCCGCTCATCGGTGGGGCTGAAGCGCTTTCAGGCCGAGGTCAAGGCGGAGATGGCAAAGGCTGCCTCCGCCCTGGTGGACAAGGCCGAACGTGCCGCCACCAAGGCCGGCGAAAGGGGCCTGTCGTCCGAGCGCCTCGCCCAACTGCGGCGCGACATCGCGGGGATGGCGTGATGCAGGTTTTCGTCGCCCTGGCCCAGGTCTTGCCGATTGTGGGTCTATGGATCGCGGCCTGTCTGACTGGGCGCGCCGCTTTTCTGGTGGGAATTCCTCCGCTGATCGCCTTCTGGCTTTGGCAGGGGGCTTAAATGGCCGTTGAATGGGTGCCACCCAAATCCCTGATCGATGATCTATGGGGCACTTCGGCGCTTTCCACCTACGACCCGCTGGGCGAGGGCATCCTCATGGCCCACCAGAAGCGGTGGGTCGAGGATCAATCCGCCTTTAAGGCGGCGGAGAAGGGGCGCCGCACCGGCTTTACCTGGGCAGAGGCCTGGGACGACACGCTGATTGCCGCCGCCGCCAAATCGGCCGGCGGCGACGATATCTGGTACATCGGCGACACCAAGGAAAAGGGCCGCGAGTTCGTCGCCACCTGCGCCGGATTCGCCTCGCGCCTTGCCGGTGAATTGCTGGACATCGAGGAGTTCGTCTTTGAGGACGTGGAAGTCGACGAGCGCGGCGAGGCCAAGACCCGCCAGATCGCCGCCTTCCGCATCACCTTCGCCTCTGGCCATCGCATCTCCGCCCTGTCGTCCCGGCCCGCCAACATTCGCGGCCTGCAAGGCATCGTGGTGATCGACGAGGCCGCCTTCCACCAGGATGTGGGCAAGGTGATCGAGGCCTGCCTGGCCCTGCTGATCTGGGGCGGCAAGATCCGCATCATCAGCACCCACAACGGCAACACCAATGCCTACAACACCCTGATCAAGGAGATCCGCACCGGCATCCAGGAGGCATCGCTGCATCGCGCCACCTTCGACGACGCCGTCGCCGGTGGCCTGTACGAGCGCATGTGCGCCGTCAAGAACCGCGCCATGAGCCCCCAGGACAAGGCGGCGTGGTATTCCAAGATTCGCCGGTCCTACGGTTCGCGCACCGAGGCCATGCGCGAAGAACTGGACGCCGTGCCCCGCGAAGGCGACGGCACCATGCTGGCCCTGGCCCTGATCGAGGCGGCCCAGCATCAGGACTATCGGGTGGCGCGCTGGGTGCCGCCGGAACCGGCTGGAAGCCTGGAGTTCGTCGACTGGCCCGAACAACTGCGCCGTGACCACATGGATCTGTGGATCAAGGAGCACATCACGCCCGAGTTGGAGAAGTTCCCCGCCGGGGCGCTGTGCGCGCTGGGCGGCGACTTCGCCATGCGTCAGGACCGCGCCGCCTACGCCGCCGGTTACACCGATCAGATGCTGCACCGCCATGTGCCGTTGATCGCCGAACTGCGCCAATGCCCCTATGACCAGCAGAAGCAACTGCTGTTCTACATGGGCACCTGGCTGCGCGAGCGCCGCCGCCTGCAGGGTGGCGTACTCGACGCCAACGGCAACGGCATGGTCCTGGCCCAGGAGGCCCGGCAGAAATTCGGCCCCGAGCGTATCGTCGAGCTGATGCCCTCCGACGTCTGGGCGCGGGAGTTTACGCCAAAGTTCAGCGCGGCCTTCGCGGACAAGACCTTCCACATCCCGAACGATCTCGACACCCGGGACGATCTCCACCAATTCCGAGTGATCAACGGTGTCGGCAAGATCCCCGTGGACGTCCGCACCGAGGGCACCGACGGCGGCCGGCGCCACGCCGACGCCGCCGTGGCCCTGCTGAACTTCTATGCCGCCACCCTGGGCGGCGTGGTCGAGTACGGCTACCAGTCCGCCCGGAAGGCGGCCGAGGAAGCCGGCCGCCATGACGACGATGACGATGGCCGCTTCGGCCAAGGAGCATGGTGATGTCCACCCAGAAATCCAGCCTGATCGACCCGGTTACCGGGCGGCCCATCGAATATGACCGCCTGACCGAGGAGGAATCCGGGCCGACGCTCGCCGGCGTGCGCCAGATCCTGTCGGACCATCCCAGCTCGGGCCTCACCCCCCGGCGCCTCGCCTCCATCCTGATCGAGGCCGAGCAGGGCAATGCCGATGCCTATCTCGAACTGGCCGAGGACATGGAGGAAAAGGACCTCCATTACCGCGCCGTGCTGGGCACGCGGCGCCTGCAGGTGTCGCAGCTTCCCATCACCGTCGAGGCCGCCAGCGACGAGACGGCCGACCAGAAGATCGCCGACCTGGTGCGCGAGCACCTGGTGGACAGCGGGGTGATCGGCAAATACCTGTTCGACATGATGGATGCGGTGGGCAAGGGGTTCTCGGTGGGCGAGATCCTCTGGAACACCACCGCCAACCTGTGGACGCCCACCCGCATCGAATGGCGCGATCCCCGCTGGTTCCAGTTCGATCCGGTCGACGGCCGCATCCTGCTGCTCAAGGGCGGCGCCGCCGGCATGGGCATGCCCGAGCCCCTGAAGCCCTTCGGCTACATCGTTCACACCCACAGGACCAAGTCCGGCCTGCCGATCCGGGGCGGCCTGGCCCGTGCCATGGCCTGGCTGTACCTGTTCAAGAATTTCGACATCAAGGCCTGGGTGGAATTCCTGGAGGTGTTCGGCCAGCCGATCCGGCTGGGCAAGTACCATTCCGGCGCCTCTGAGCCCGACAAGGCCACCTTGCTGCGCGCCGTGCGTAACCTGCACAAGGACGCCGCCGCCATCATCCCCGATTCCATGATGGTCGAGCTGATCGAGGCCAAGATCAGCGGCACCATCACGGTGCAAAAGGAATTCGCCGAGTGGGCCGACAAGCAGGTGTCCAAGGCGGTATTGGGCCAGACCGGCACCACCGACGTGGGCCAGCACGTGGGCACCGCCAAGGCCCACGACAAGGTCAAGGACGACATCGAGCGCGACGACGCCGACCAGATCGGCGACACCATCAACGCGCAACTGGTCCGTCCCTTCATCGACCTCAATCAGGGACCACAGCATCGCTATCCCCGCCTGGTGATCCGCCGCCCAGATCCCGTCGACACCAAGCTGTTCATGGAATCGGTCAAGACCTTCGTGGATATGGGCGGCGAGGTCGAGCAATCGGTGGTCCGCGACGTCATCGGCCTGCCCGACCCGCCCCAGGGCAAGGACGTCAAGCTGCTGCGCCCCTCGGTTGGCGCTCCGGCGCCGGCCGAGCCGCCCCCAGATCCCGCCGTCGAGGGCGGGCAGATCGCCACCCAGTCGCAGCAATCCAGCGCCCAGGCCACCGGCACCGACGTGATCGACGCCCTGGTGGATGCCCAACTGGCCGACTGGCAGCCCCTGGTCGATCCCATGGTCGCGCCGATCCACGACCTGGCCGCCCGCTGCGCCACGCCCGAGGAGTTCCTGGCTCGCCTGCCCGAGCTGCTGGGCACGATGGATACGGATAAGCTGACCGAGGCCCTGGCGCGGTCCATGTTCACCGCCCGTCTGGCCGGCACCACCGAAACCGACGATCTCAATGGCTAGTCCCATGCTGCCGGCGCTGCCCCCCGCCGAAGCGGTGGCGGCCTTCCGCAACAGGGGCAAGCGGCTGGAGCCCAGCTTCGCCTGGCAGGATCTCTGGCACGAGGACCACGCCACCGCCTTCACGGTGGCCAAGTCCACCGGCTTCGACATCCTCAAGGATCTGCACCAGTCCCTGGCCGATGCCCTGGCCAACGGCACCCTGGAGAAGGACTGGCGGCGCCAGATCACCCCCATCCTCCAGGCCAAAGGCTGGTGGGGCCGCCAGGCCATGGAGGACCCGCTGACCGGCGAAACCAAGATGGTCCAGCTGGGCTCGGCGCGGCGCCTGCATGTGATCTTTGACACCAATCTGCGCACCGCCCATGCCGCCGGCCGCTGGGCGCAGATCGAACGCTCGGCCGAGCTGGCGCCATTCCTGCGCTATTCCGCCGTGCTGGACAGCCGCACCCGGCCGGAACACCGGGAATGGAACGGCACCGTGCTGCGCTGGGACCATCCCTGGTGGGATACCCATTTCCCGCCCAACGGCTGGTTCTGCCGCTGTACCGTCACCCAGATGGGGGAGAGCGATCTGGCCCGCCTGGGGCTGACGGAATCCGATGGCCCGCCCGCTGATCCCGCGCCGCCTAGGGCTTACATCAATCCCCGCACCGGCGAGGTGTCGGAAGTCCCCGCCGGCATCGATCCCGGCTTCGCCTATAACCCCGGCCGGACAGGCTCCCCGCCGGCACCGACAACGCCCCCCGCTAGCCCATCGCCGTCCCCGGCGCCATTGGCAGCGCCGCTGGCCGAGACCATTCCCGGCCGGGCCGCCCGCGCCGCCGCCGCGAAATGGGTGGATGCGCCGCCCGCCTTGGCCGCCGCCGCCGGAAAGGACGCGACTGCCATGCTGCCGGCGCTGGAGGCGGACTTCGCCACCTGGGTCGAGCGAATCGCCACCGGCCAGGCCCATGCCATGGGCGACAAGCGGGTGGTGGGCACACTGTCCGAGCCGGTGCTGGAGCATCTGGCCGCCGAGCAGATCGTGCCCGAGAGCGGGGCGATCACCTTGCTGGACCGCGACCTGACCCATTTCATCCGCCGCCTGAAGAAGGATCTGGGCAAGGCGCCGGACCTTGCCGACCTGGAAGGCATCCCGTCTTCCATCGCCAACCCGCAGGTGGTGATCTGGGATGCCGACCAGCGGAACCTGCTGTATGTCACCGCCGCCGCCGGTGACGAGGACCGCACCCTCAAGCTGGTGGTCGCCGTCAATCACGCCATCAAGCAGCGCCAGGCCGACGGCAAGCGCGCCATCGTCCAGACCAACGCCGTCATCCATGCCAGCCGCATGGATGCGCAGATCCTGAGCCAGGACCGGCGGCGCTATATTCTGATCGAGGGGAGTCTGGAATGAGGATGGTGATCGGTCCGGAGGGGCGCCTTACCCTCATCGGGATCGTTTCCGGTCCCCGCACGGTCAGCTTTCCGGCGATCGAACCGATCACCCTCTCATTATCGCCCTCTCCGGTCCCGATTTCAACGGGGCCGTTTTAAAGCCGTTTAAGGGGGATGACGCCAGTGCCCATGCCGCCGATCCCTTAAACGCGGAATTAAACGCCCCCAGGGGCAAAGACAGCCATCCGGCGGGGAGACTCGATCCCTCTCTTGCGCTGAAGGCGGCCAAGGGGCATCCTGCCGCCATCCCCTCAGATCCCCATCCTCGCCGATCCCGCACGCGGAACACTTCCGCGCGGTCGTTCTTTGCCCGGCCGTCTACCTTTCCGGCTCACCAAGAGCGACGGAAAGCGTGATGACCGAGGGGACCTCTCATGTAGCGGACGAACAGGGTGCGGCGCTGGCCACCGCCAGCGCCGTCGCTCTGCCCGAGGGCGAGGTCGTCGTTGCTTCGGCCGGACTTGAGCTTCCCGATGGCGCCCCCGAATGGGTCATGCTGCTCCCCTACGGCACCTTCCGGGGCAGGGATGGCCGTGGCCCCTATACCCTGAGCGGCCCCGATCATGCGGCCCAAGTGATCGCCACCTCGGGCTCGTACCAGCGGGGTGCCGATTACCCCTTCGATTACGAACACCAGGCCCAGCTGACCGCCAAGAACGGCCAGCCCGTCATCGCGTCGGGCTGGGGCAAGCAGTTGGAGGCCCGTCCCGACGGCCTCTATGCCCGCATCGCCTGGACCGAGACCGCCGCGTCCCGCATTGCGGCCAAGGAGTGCCGGTACATCAGCCCGGCCTTTACCCATGACCCCCAGGGCCGGGTGCTGCGCATCGTCGGCGGCGGCCTGGTGGCCATGCCTAATCTGGAAATCCCGGCGTTGGCCCATCAGGGCCAGGCCGGTCAACAAGGAGAGTCCATGGACCCCATCCTCAAGGCGCTGCTCGATGCGCTCGGCCTGGCCGCCGGCACCACGCCGGAAGCCGTCGCCGCCCATGCCCAGAAGATGATCGCCGGCCACAAGGTCGCCATCAAGCTCCTGGGCCTGCCCGAAACCACCGCCCCGGATCAGGTGGCCACCGCCGCCCAGGCCGCCTTCGCCGGTCTGGCCACCGCGCTGGGCGTCGATCAGGCCTCGGCCACCTTCCCGGCCCTGGCCACCGCCGCCCAGACCCTGGCGGACAAGGCCAAGGCCGGCGGTGCCGTCGACCTGACTCAGTACATCCCCATGACTGCGCATCTGGCCGTGGCCTCCCAGCTGGCCGCGCTGCAGGGCCAGACCGCCCAGTCCGAGGCCGCCCGCGCCGTGGATGACGCCATCAAGGCCGGCAAGATCACCCCGGCGCTCAAGGATTGGGCCTTGGCGACGGCCTCCCAGGACTTGGCGTTCTTCAAGGGCTATGTCGAGAAGGCCCCCGTCCTGGTGGCCACCGCCGCCCAGGGCGGCACCACCCAGGCCCCGCCGCCCGGCACCGCCACCGGCGCCCAGACGCTGACCGCCGACGAGCTGGCGGTGGCTAGCCAGCTGGGCCTGACTGCCGAGCAGTTCGCCAAGACCAAGGAGGACAAGTAGATGGCCGCTCTGAGCCAGGGGCGGATGACGCCCGAGCGTACCGGCAGCACCCGCACCGTGCTGGTCGACGCCAACGTCAAGATCTTCGAAGGTGCCCTGGTGGTGCTGGCCGCCGGCTACGCCAAGCCGGGGGCCACCGCCACCGGTCTGGTGGCCATCGGCCGGGCCGAGGAGATGGCGGACAATACCGGCGGCGCCCAGGGCGCTCTGACGCTGCGCGTCCGCCCCGGCATCTTCCGCTTCGATAATTCCGCCGCCGCCGACGCCATCACCGCCGCCGAGATCGGCAGCGACTGCTACGTCGTCGACGACCACACGGTCGCCAAGACCAGCGCCACCAACACCCGCTCGGTGGCGGGCAAGGTGTTCGACGTGGACGCCCTGGGCGTCTGGGTCGAGTTCAAGTAGGGGCACAACCAGATGATCATCAACGGCAACAATCTCCGCTCGCTGTTTGTCGGCTTCAAGGCCTCCTTCCAGGGCGGCCTCGACGGCACCGTCACCCATTATCAGCACGTCGCCATGACGGTTCCCTCCTCCAACCGCGAGGAGGATTACGGCTGGCTCGGCAAGTTCCCGCGCATGCGCGAGTGGCTGGGTGACCGCGTGGTTCACGGCGTCAGCGCCCACGGCTACACCATCAAGAACAAGCCGTTCGAGCTGACCATCGGCGTGGGAAAGGAAGACATCGAGGACGACAACCTCGGCATCTACGCGCCCCTGTTCAAGGGCATGGGCGAATCGGTGGCGGCCCATCCCGACGAACTGGTGTTCGATCAGGTCAAGGCCGGCTTCAGTACCCCCTGCTACGACAAGCAGTACTTCTTCGACACCGACCATCCGGTGCTCGACGCCAACGGCCAGGTCATCTCGGTGGCCAACACCGATGGCGGCTCCGGCACGCCCTGGTTCCTGATGGACCTGTCCCGTTCGGTCAAGCCGGTCATCTACCAGGAGCGCAAGAAGCCCAGCTTCGTCCCCAAGGATAAGGAGACGGATGATAACGTCTTCGACCGCAAGGAATACGTCTACGGCGTCGATTCCCGCGACAACGTCGGCTTCGGCCTGTGGCAGTTGGCCTGGGGGTCCAAGCAGACCCTGGACAAGGCCCATTACAAGGCCGCCCGCGAGGCCATGATGGGCATGAAGGGCGATCACGGCCGCCCGCTCGGCATCCGCCCGACCCATCTGGTCGTTCCGCCCGCGCTGGAGGGGGCCGCGCTGGAGATTCTCAATGCCGAACGCGACGCGGCCGGTGCCACCAACGTCTACAAGGGTACGGCCGAGCTGATCGTCTGCCCGTGGCTCGCTTAAGGAGACGCCCCATGAAGATGATCCGCGTACTGTCCAAGGTCGATGGCTTCCGCCGTGGTGGCCGCGCCTGGACCGGTTCCACTACCGTTCCCGCCTCCGAGTTCACCAAGGACCAGATCGCTGCCCTGAAGGCCGAGGACAATCTGGTGGTCGACGAGTTCGACGCGCCCGATCCCGAGGCCAATTCCGGAAAGCCCCCCGCCAAGGGCAAGGCCGCCGACACCGATCCGCCCAAGTAATCCTCTCGCTTGGGCTCCTTCCCCCGTGGCCGTCCCCACCGGCCACGGGGGCTCCTTCGAACCAGCTTTCAACGGATGTTGAACCGTGCCTTACGCCACCCTCCAGGATCTCACCGACCGCTACGGCGTTGACGAGCTGACAGCTCTCACCGACCGCACCGGCACGGGCGAGCCCGATCCGGTGGTGATCGGTCGGGCGCTGGACGATGCCGGCCGGATCATCGAGTCCCATCTGGGCTCGCGCTACGGCCTGCCGCTTAATCCGGTCGACCCGGTGGTCCAGCTGTGGGCCTGCGATATCGCCCGATTCCTGCTCTACAAGTCCGAGGTTTCCGACGCGGTGAAGGCCCGCTACGCGAGCGCCCTCAAGGCTCTGGTTCAGGCCCAGGACGGCTCGATCACCCTTCAGGCCGGCGGTGTGGTCGCCCGGCCGGCGTCCGATTCCGTCCAGTTTGCCGGCGACGACCGCTTCTTCGACCGCGACAGCCTGAAGGTGTTTTGATGGCTGGCTGGACCCAAGACTATACCTTCGATGACACGGGCCTGCGCCGCCGCCTGATGGCCTATGCCGCCAATGCCCGCGACCTGTCCGTGCCCATGGAAAAGATCGGCATCGCCGGCATGGCCTCCACCGATCTGCGCTTCGAGCGCGAGGTGGGCCCCGACGGCCAGGCATGGGCGGCACTGGCCCCCAGTACCATCCGCCGGAAGGAGAAGGCCGGGCGCACCGCCAAGCTGCAATGGTCGGGGCGGCTCCGGTCTTCGTTCACCCGCCAGGTCACCGCCAATTCCGTCAGCTGGGGCACCAACCT
It encodes the following:
- a CDS encoding phage virion morphogenesis protein, translated to MAGWTQDYTFDDTGLRRRLMAYAANARDLSVPMEKIGIAGMASTDLRFEREVGPDGQAWAALAPSTIRRKEKAGRTAKLQWSGRLRSSFTRQVTANSVSWGTNLPYANAQQNGAQISRHAHTVLDSRISLRRALRTAKRKDGTEVEFEGFLFAREGDKRVVAQSRRVAGAATIVIPARPFAGINEAEKTAYGQMVLDHVLKPGQS
- a CDS encoding HI1506-related protein, which encodes MKMIRVLSKVDGFRRGGRAWTGSTTVPASEFTKDQIAALKAEDNLVVDEFDAPDPEANSGKPPAKGKAADTDPPK
- a CDS encoding DUF3486 family protein — protein: MTSRGGVAELPPSVKTWLDRALADGNFSGYQRLEEALRQRGYGISKSAIHRYGQKLERRLAAIRASTEAAKLLADASPDDQDVRSEALTALIQSELFETIINLQEASEEDLPSADRVKLLSGAAKNIATLTRSSVGLKRFQAEVKAEMAKAASALVDKAERAATKAGERGLSSERLAQLRRDIAGMA
- a CDS encoding gp436 family protein — its product is MPYATLQDLTDRYGVDELTALTDRTGTGEPDPVVIGRALDDAGRIIESHLGSRYGLPLNPVDPVVQLWACDIARFLLYKSEVSDAVKARYASALKALVQAQDGSITLQAGGVVARPASDSVQFAGDDRFFDRDSLKVF
- a CDS encoding phage protease, whose product is MTEGTSHVADEQGAALATASAVALPEGEVVVASAGLELPDGAPEWVMLLPYGTFRGRDGRGPYTLSGPDHAAQVIATSGSYQRGADYPFDYEHQAQLTAKNGQPVIASGWGKQLEARPDGLYARIAWTETAASRIAAKECRYISPAFTHDPQGRVLRIVGGGLVAMPNLEIPALAHQGQAGQQGESMDPILKALLDALGLAAGTTPEAVAAHAQKMIAGHKVAIKLLGLPETTAPDQVATAAQAAFAGLATALGVDQASATFPALATAAQTLADKAKAGGAVDLTQYIPMTAHLAVASQLAALQGQTAQSEAARAVDDAIKAGKITPALKDWALATASQDLAFFKGYVEKAPVLVATAAQGGTTQAPPPGTATGAQTLTADELAVASQLGLTAEQFAKTKEDK
- a CDS encoding DUF935 domain-containing protein, coding for MSTQKSSLIDPVTGRPIEYDRLTEEESGPTLAGVRQILSDHPSSGLTPRRLASILIEAEQGNADAYLELAEDMEEKDLHYRAVLGTRRLQVSQLPITVEAASDETADQKIADLVREHLVDSGVIGKYLFDMMDAVGKGFSVGEILWNTTANLWTPTRIEWRDPRWFQFDPVDGRILLLKGGAAGMGMPEPLKPFGYIVHTHRTKSGLPIRGGLARAMAWLYLFKNFDIKAWVEFLEVFGQPIRLGKYHSGASEPDKATLLRAVRNLHKDAAAIIPDSMMVELIEAKISGTITVQKEFAEWADKQVSKAVLGQTGTTDVGQHVGTAKAHDKVKDDIERDDADQIGDTINAQLVRPFIDLNQGPQHRYPRLVIRRPDPVDTKLFMESVKTFVDMGGEVEQSVVRDVIGLPDPPQGKDVKLLRPSVGAPAPAEPPPDPAVEGGQIATQSQQSSAQATGTDVIDALVDAQLADWQPLVDPMVAPIHDLAARCATPEEFLARLPELLGTMDTDKLTEALARSMFTARLAGTTETDDLNG
- a CDS encoding Mu-like prophage major head subunit gpT family protein, which translates into the protein MIINGNNLRSLFVGFKASFQGGLDGTVTHYQHVAMTVPSSNREEDYGWLGKFPRMREWLGDRVVHGVSAHGYTIKNKPFELTIGVGKEDIEDDNLGIYAPLFKGMGESVAAHPDELVFDQVKAGFSTPCYDKQYFFDTDHPVLDANGQVISVANTDGGSGTPWFLMDLSRSVKPVIYQERKKPSFVPKDKETDDNVFDRKEYVYGVDSRDNVGFGLWQLAWGSKQTLDKAHYKAAREAMMGMKGDHGRPLGIRPTHLVVPPALEGAALEILNAERDAAGATNVYKGTAELIVCPWLA
- a CDS encoding phage head morphogenesis protein yields the protein MASPMLPALPPAEAVAAFRNRGKRLEPSFAWQDLWHEDHATAFTVAKSTGFDILKDLHQSLADALANGTLEKDWRRQITPILQAKGWWGRQAMEDPLTGETKMVQLGSARRLHVIFDTNLRTAHAAGRWAQIERSAELAPFLRYSAVLDSRTRPEHREWNGTVLRWDHPWWDTHFPPNGWFCRCTVTQMGESDLARLGLTESDGPPADPAPPRAYINPRTGEVSEVPAGIDPGFAYNPGRTGSPPAPTTPPASPSPSPAPLAAPLAETIPGRAARAAAAKWVDAPPALAAAAGKDATAMLPALEADFATWVERIATGQAHAMGDKRVVGTLSEPVLEHLAAEQIVPESGAITLLDRDLTHFIRRLKKDLGKAPDLADLEGIPSSIANPQVVIWDADQRNLLYVTAAAGDEDRTLKLVVAVNHAIKQRQADGKRAIVQTNAVIHASRMDAQILSQDRRRYILIEGSLE